GCGCTCTAATACCTGCAACGCTTGCATACCCAATTCGTCGCAAGGATTGAGACATTGATGAGCCAAACCTTGAATAGCGGCTATAATTTCAGTCTTGTTAAGAACAGAATTACACCCCTTAGCAGGTGACAGTAAATTTGCAGTGATATTAATGGACCTGCTggaaatatcaataattgAACGGTATGGATTAGCTTCTGGCGCTTGGCAACCATTCTCGACTGAATTTTCACAGTTCCGTTCCCATTTAGTACCGATGGCACCAGCACTTGACATCTCATCAAGAAGACTTAATATGTTCATGAAGTTTCCATCCTCTAAGAATATTCCACCATTCTTAATATATTTCTCTAGAAATTGATATATTATTGGTTGGTTCTCTTTGGTTGACATAAGCTTCCTTAAAAAgttccaaaattttacaTCTTTGAGAACCTGCTCATCGTATTTCACGTTTTCTAGATGTGTAAACAAATCGTCTAACACCTGTTTCCCCAGTTCGCTTTCATAATACTTAGTATCGTAAATTTCATTCtttatcaagaaatcaTGGTTTATGAGATCACTTAGAATATCCTGTGGATTATTAAACTTTGCAACCAAGAACATCTTATATGAGGCAAATCTTACAATGGTCTCCTTGGAAAGGCcatcaagatttgaaatattaGAAACATGGTCGGCAAGTAAAGTGccaaattctttttcaaaatgtccTCTCGATATTAATATAATGGATACTtccaataagaaaagaagttccTGCTCGAAATAGGACGAAGCTTCACCATTCTTGTCAATTGCTAGTGGGGAAAGAAGTGCTTCAGCCAGCTTAGGGGTAACAATTTgaatgttttcaaaaactgaGCTGAACGCACGGCTAGTCTTAATGCATTCTAACGCTTTCACGGAGAAGTCAATGTCTTCTTCGGAAGGTTCCTCATCACCCTTCAAATAAGACGCAAAAGTAGACAAAAGGCTTCTACTCATCTTTGCCTTGCGGATTGAAATATCTGGCTCCGGTAATGGCAGTTCCAGAAGTTTTGAGACGGTatgaaagtttttgaaaaattccgGATTCAAATCGATCATCGAGTTCTCGAATAGTCTTAAAATGATTTGGACGACTTGATTCCATAATTCAGAGGAAATAATGCCAGGATCCCTCATCTCTCTAATAATTcgaaaatataatatagTACATAATTgacttttgaagttttctcCGAGCTTTATACTTTGGGAACTAATGGATATTTTTGACTCGGTATCTTCGACAAATATTTCAACCAAAGGAATACCCTCAACTTCTAGTTGCCCATCATTTAGACTGGTATACGCAAGCGTTGTCATTTCCCCTAGACGAAGAATGATACCGTTGAATGATTGATCGAAGGAAAAGTAATAGTCGATAAAAGCGCACTTGCTTATAGTCTCCAAAATACGTGAAAATATTTGATCATTAGAGGCAACTTCAAATATATTGAATAAAGCCTTCACGATAATACCCCCgacatttgaaaaaattgctttCTCAAATTGTAAAACTTCGATTTGAGCTAAACTGGAAATGGGATTTCTGGAATCCTTTTGAATCTCCGTCATCACGGATGCTGAAGATATTAAGTTATTCCAGGCATCTTCAaaccatttttcattgccGTGATGCTCCTCAGGCATTACTATCTCTTTGACTTTAAtggatatatatattttttgcAGGTACCAGCGAGGAAAATCCTTACCGTTATAACAACCCCGTAAATTCTTAGAATAATCGTCAAAAGACATATGTTCCTTGACCTGAGGGTTATGGAAATCAGTATTTAACATAATTATTGAATAACTCAGAACAAACACGGAGTCCGCATCAGGTTGCACAGGCATAGTTTCGTCTGGATCACCCTTTCCGTTTTCTTTATCCGCTAATTCCACCGCCTTATTGTTTTGATCAGCAGAATATCTTGCAGAAAAAGCTTCAATAATTCTCTCAATCTGTTGAGATTCTCCAGGTAATCTGAACTTCGTCAGTAAAATTCTAATCGCCTCGTCGACCCTCAAACTTTTAAAGTCAAAAAGATCTATAAATTCTTTTAGCAatgctgttttttttggatcGCAAAGTAGAAGGCCTATAGTCTTCTTGTTTAAACGTCCGttattcaagaataaaaatgatgcGACATCTCTATTAGAATCTGATTCAATAAAacctttttcaacaagCATTGGGACCCCCTTCTTCgccttttcattgaaagtTTCGACGCACATTATGAATTCAGTTTTTCTATCTCTCTGTTTCAGGAtatcaatttctttctcaTTTTCTACAAATTCGGTTTTATCCACTTTGTTTAAATCACTGTATATGTTGTCAATAAATGAAACTACTCCTTCAAGGCATATTGGAGGAACATTGTTAGAGGTATTAATTGCCGCAGCTGGAAGAGAGAATTTTGTTAGCGCTCTTATAAAGTCAATCGAAAGGTCTGACCTGTCCAAATCACAGTCAAAATTTACGAACATTTGTAAAAAGAAGGCCGGGGAATGAATCCATAGTATAGAGAGCTGTTCAATGATTAATTCCTTGACTGAAGGTGGCTTTTGTTTGACTGCATCATCGGCACCCGTTATGTCCTCTAGGATCTCAAATATCCTCCTTAAAGTCAATTCGATCTGCATAGGTAAGTAGTCACCTAAAATAACAACTAAACTCGTGAACAATTGCAAGGTTGCCTGTAAAAGAGAATGCTGAGTGGAGTTCTGTATGAGAAAGACAATACTTTTCGAAATAGGGTCTGAAATCAAGTTGAATAAACGAGGGTAGAGGGGGAATTTGTCACCAGATATTTCAACAGCAGTATTGATTAGCTGTAAGGATAATTTCATGGCCGAAGTTGTGTGCTTCATTCTATTTTCTGGCATaatcaatgataataatagcCCCAGATAATCCTTGATAACGGCTATTCCGTAATTTGGCTCGGCTTCTTTGGCTTCCTTCCCcgttttttcatcatcttcttggTCCATAATAACCTGCTCTGCTgaattatcatttttacaACTATCAGTAATAGTACTATCACCATCAGTACTGCATGACTCTTTATCAGATATAGTAGTACCTATAATGTCATCCTTCAAATCATTGTCGGTGTAGCTTTCATCgttgatatatttttctgtttttgtAGGCGGATCAAGTAACTTCAACTTTGTGAATAATTTAACAGTTATCCTCGCAATTGTAACTTCAGCtgtttttctcaaaacTTCGCTTCTCTGGGTATTACAAGCTAAAGAAAGAGTGGTTTGCAAAACATCATAGATTATGGTATCGGAAAGGTAATCTCCAAAGGAAGAGGTTATAATATGACGAAGTAGTATGACAACCTTTAGTAACACTGAGTCATCTGAAAGTTGCTTCGAAGCTTCGAATCTGCAATGTGTTAAAGCAATAGCAGTTTCCCTAATAGCCCGTTGAATATTGGTGGAAGTTCTATTTATGACCTTTAATgtaaaaaatttttgtaatGAGTCCAGAGCTAAAGAAGTAGTATATCCCGATGCCGAACTAGCACTGACGATTTGCAAAAATGGTTTCAA
Above is a window of Saccharomyces kudriavzevii IFO 1802 strain IFO1802 genome assembly, chromosome: 10 DNA encoding:
- the GEA1 gene encoding Arf family guanine nucleotide exchange factor GEA1 (similar to Saccharomyces cerevisiae GEA2 (YEL022W) and GEA1 (YJR031C); ancestral locus Anc_1.455), whose protein sequence is MDDVTVESVLAVDPATMIIKECINLCSIMNKQSRDKSRTSVAALLGGGSDIFINQSDSFVDSFHNLSNSEHYDPLISGLVQLRLKINELKNSYELNAFELLKPFLQIVSASSASGYTTSLALDSLQKFFTLKVINRTSTNIQRAIRETAIALTHCRFEASKQLSDDSVLLKVVILLRHIITSSFGDYLSDTIIYDVLQTTLSLACNTQRSEVLRKTAEVTIARITVKLFTKLKLLDPPTKTEKYINDESYTDNDLKDDIIGTTISDKESCSTDGDSTITDSCKNDNSAEQVIMDQEDDEKTGKEAKEAEPNYGIAVIKDYLGLLLSLIMPENRMKHTTSAMKLSLQLINTAVEISGDKFPLYPRLFNLISDPISKSIVFLIQNSTQHSLLQATLQLFTSLVVILGDYLPMQIELTLRRIFEILEDITGADDAVKQKPPSVKELIIEQLSILWIHSPAFFLQMFVNFDCDLDRSDLSIDFIRALTKFSLPAAAINTSNNVPPICLEGVVSFIDNIYSDLNKVDKTEFVENEKEIDILKQRDRKTEFIMCVETFNEKAKKGVPMLVEKGFIESDSNRDVASFLFLNNGRLNKKTIGLLLCDPKKTALLKEFIDLFDFKSLRVDEAIRILLTKFRLPGESQQIERIIEAFSARYSADQNNKAVELADKENGKGDPDETMPVQPDADSVFVLSYSIIMLNTDFHNPQVKEHMSFDDYSKNLRGCYNGKDFPRWYLQKIYISIKVKEIVMPEEHHGNEKWFEDAWNNLISSASVMTEIQKDSRNPISSLAQIEVLQFEKAIFSNVGGIIVKALFNIFEVASNDQIFSRILETISKCAFIDYYFSFDQSFNGIILRLGEMTTLAYTSLNDGQLEVEGIPLVEIFVEDTESKISISSQSIKLGENFKSQLCTILYFRIIREMRDPGIISSELWNQVVQIILRLFENSMIDLNPEFFKNFHTVSKLLELPLPEPDISIRKAKMSRSLLSTFASYLKGDEEPSEEDIDFSVKALECIKTSRAFSSVFENIQIVTPKLAEALLSPLAIDKNGEASSYFEQELLFLLEVSIILISRGHFEKEFGTLLADHVSNISNLDGLSKETIVRFASYKMFLVAKFNNPQDILSDLINHDFLIKNEIYDTKYYESELGKQVLDDLFTHLENVKYDEQVLKDVKFWNFLRKLMSTKENQPIIYQFLEKYIKNGGIFLEDGNFMNILSLLDEMSSAGAIGTKWERNCENSVENGCQAPEANPYRSIIDISSRSINITANLLSPAKGCNSVLNKTEIIAAIQGLAHQCLNPCDELGMQALQVLERLLLSPISLLRTEEVALDTLVETGLLPIFELDEIQTVKMKRITDILSVLSKIFLHQLKEGVASNETFLRILNVFNKYVEDPAVERQLQELIISKREIQNEDINISVTLSKDSEE